From a single Lolium rigidum isolate FL_2022 chromosome 7, APGP_CSIRO_Lrig_0.1, whole genome shotgun sequence genomic region:
- the LOC124678232 gene encoding cytochrome P450 724B1-like, whose translation MMSMMVGELVLAAPAILFSLLLTLVMSHFLPLLLNPKAPRGSFGCPLVGETLRFLTPHASNTLGSFLDDHCSRYGRVFKSHLFCTPTIVSCDQELNHFILQNEEKLFQCSYPKPIHGILGKSSMLVVLGEDHKRLRTLALALVTSTKLKPSYLGDIEKIALHIVGSWHHGKASKITFCDEARKFAFSVIVKQVLGLSPEEPVTAMILEDFLTFMKGLISFPLRIPGTPYARAVQARKRISSTVKGIIEERRKTGSCKKDDFLNVLLSTNELSDEEKVSFVLDSLLGGYETTSLLISMVVYFLGQSATDLDLVKREHEGIRSTKGKEECLSSEDYKKMEYTQHVINEALRCGNIVKFVHRKALKDVRYKEYLIPSGWKVLPVFSSVHLNPSLHGNAQQFQPRRWEGASQGTSKKFTPFGGGPRLCPGSELAKVEAAFFVHHLVLNFRWKIDGDDVPMAYPYVEFPRGLPIEIEPI comes from the exons ATGATGAGTATGATGGTGGGAGAGCTCGTGCTGGCTGCTCCGGCGATCTTGTTCTCCTTGCTCCTGACGCTGGTGATGAGTCACTTCCTACCTTTGCTCCTGAATCCCAAGGCTCCCAGGGGCAGCTTCGGATGTCCCCTTGTTGGTGAGACCCTGAGGTTCCTCACCCCTCATGCTTCCAACACACTGGGCAGCTTCCTGGATGATCACTGCTCCAG GTATGGGAGGGTGTTCAAGTCCCATCTGTTCTGCACCCCCACCATAGTGTCCTGTGACCAGGAGCTGAACCACTTCATCCTGCAGAATGAGGAGAAGCTGTTCCAGTGCAGTTACCCCAAGCCAATTCATGGCATACTGGGCAAGTCCTCCATGCTGGTGGTCCTGGGGGAGGACCACAAGAGGCTCAGGACCCTTGCTCTAGCGCTGGTTACCTCCACAAAGCTTAAGCCAAGCTACCTTGGTGACATTGAAAAGATTGCACTGCACATAGTTGGCTCATGGCATCATGGCAAGGCCAGCAAAATCACCTTCTGTGATGAGGCAAGGAAG TTCGCATTCAGTGTGATAGTGAAGCAGGTGTTGGGGCTGTCACCAGAGGAGCCAGTCACTGCCATGATACTGGAGGACTTCCTCACCTTCATGAAGGGCCTCATCTCTTTCCCTCTTCGCATCCCAGGGACCCCCTATGCCAGAGCTGTCCAG GCCAGGAAGAGGATATCAAGCACTGTGAAGGGCATTATTGAGGAGAGGAGAAAAACTGGCTCCTGCAAGAAGGATGATTTCCTCAATGTGCTCCTGTCAACCAATGAGCTCTCCGATGAGGAGAAAGTGAGCTTTGTGCTGGACTCCCTACTAGGAGGATATGAGACCACCTCACTCTTGATCTCCATGGTTGTATACTTCCTTGGACAATCAGCTACAGATCTAGACCTAGTGAAG AGGGAGCATGAAGGCATAAGATCTACCAAAGGCAAGGAGGAGTGCCTGAGCTCTGAGGACTACAAGAAGATGGAATATACCCAACAT GTTATCAATGAGGCGCTGAGATGTGGAAACATTGTCAAGTTTGTCCACAGGAAGGCTCTCAAAGACGTCAGATACAAAG AGTATCTGATTCCATCTGGCTGGAAGGTCCTACCTGTTTTCAGTTCTGTTCATTTGAACCCCTCACTTCATGGAAATGCTCAACAGTTCCAGCCTCGCAGATGGGAG GGAGCAAGCCAAGGAACAAGCAAGAAGTTTACGCCATTCGGCGGTGGCCCTCGGCTCTGTCCTGGATCAGAACTTGCCAAAGTAGAGGCTGCTTTCTTCGTTCATCATCTTGTGCTCAATTTCAG ATGGAAAATCGACGGCGATGACGTTCCAATGGCATACCCGTACGTGGAGTTCCCGAGAGGTCTGCCGATTGAAATCGAGCCAATTTGA
- the LOC124675440 gene encoding ATP-dependent 6-phosphofructokinase 2-like has translation MDPIAAPNSGGDRDASTPTSTTVTLPPLTLRDVPRLTSAAAATATIPNPISSQPYFNPPPTFYISAGDVSLRHAFFDLATGHPNPLVAYRRAGPRGSLAVDPARARAALVTCGGLCPGLNTVLRELVVGLHQLYGVRHVFGVAAGYRGFYGADDDHVLLDPAAVDGWHKKGGTALKTTRGGFDLNKIVDGMVARGYTQVYAIGGDGTMRGAVAIFEEIKRRGLSISITGIPKTVDNDIGIIDRSFGFQTAVEIAQQAIDAAHVEAVSAVNGIGLVKLMGRSTGHIALHATLSSRDVDCCLIPEIDFHVEGKGGLFEFLYERIKEKGHAVIVVAEGSGQELIPRTDEQKREQDESGNMLFLDVGPWLKSELGRWWKREHPGELFTVKYIDPTYMIRAVPANATDNLYCTLLAHSAIHGIMAGFTGFVPGPINGNYSYIPLEDIAVAKNPVDVNDHKWAWVRSVTDQPDFLKP, from the exons ATGGATCCCATCGCCGCCCCCAACTCCGGCGGCGACCGCGACGCCTCCACCCCGACCAGCACCACCGTGACCCTCCCGCCGCTCACCCTGCGCGACGTGCCCCGGCTCACgtccgccgcggccgccaccgccacgATCCCCAACCCCATCTCCAGCCAACCCTACTTCAACCCGCCCCCCACCTTCTACATCTCCGCGGGGGACGTCTCCCTCCGCCACGCCTTCTTCGACCTCGCCACCGGCCACCCCAACCCGCTCGTCGCCTACCGCCGCGCCGGCCCGCGCGggagcctcgccgtcgacccggcccgcgcccgcgccgcgcTCGTCACCTGCGGAGGCCTCTGCCCGGGCCTCAACACCGTGCTGCGCGAGCTCGTCGTAGGCCTCCACCAGCtctacggcgtccgccacgtcttCGGCGTCGCCGCGGGCTACCGCGGCTTCTACGGCGCCGACGACGACCACGTGCTGCTCGACCCGGCCGCCGTCGACGGCTGGCACAAGAAGGGCGGAACCGCGCTAAAGACGACCCGAGGGGGCTTCGATCTCAACAAGATCGTCGACGGCATGGTCGCGCGAGGGTATACTCAG GTCTATGCGATTGGCGGGGATGGCACCATGAGAGGAGCTGTGGCGATCTTCGAGGAGATCAAACGGCGTGGTTTGAGCATATCCATTACAGGGATCCCGAAAACTGTGGACAACGACATCGGCATCATAGATAGGTCCTTTGGATTTCAAACTGCAGTAGAGATTGCCCAGCAGGCGATCGACGCAGCACATGTGGAGGCTGTGAGTGCGGTGAATGGCATCGGCCTTGTCAAACTTATGGGCAGGAGCACAGGCCACATTGCTCTCCATGCCACCCTGAGCAGCCGAGACGTTGACTGCTGTTTGATTCCTGAGATTGATTTCCATGTTGAAGGGAAGGGAGGCCTGTTTGAGTTTCTGTATGAAAGGATAAAGGAGAAGGGACATGCTGTCATCGTGGTCGCTGAAGGTTCTGGTCAGGAATTGATTCCCCGGACTGATGAGCAGAAGCGGGAGCAGGATGAGTCTGGCAACATGTTGTTCCTTGATGTTGGCCCCTGGCTGAAATCTGAGCTTGGTAGATGGTGGAAAAGAGAACACCCTGGTGAGTTGTTCACTGTGAAGTATATTGATCCTACCTACATGATTCGTGCAGTCCCAGCAAATGCTACTGATAATCTGTATTGTACCCTGTTGGCGCATTCCGCGATCCACGGGATCATGGCTGGGTTCACTGGCTTCGTACCTGGCCCGATAAATGGGAATTACAGCTACATACCTTTGGAGGATATCGCTGTGGCCAAGAACCCAGTCGATGTGAATGATCACAAATGGGCATGGGTTAGATCAGTCACAGATCAACCAGATTTCCTGAAGCCCTAA